In the genome of Thunnus maccoyii chromosome 15, fThuMac1.1, whole genome shotgun sequence, one region contains:
- the klhl38a gene encoding kelch-like protein 38 isoform X1: protein MARRPREASSFKDSDLPSNLLAQLNILRQERILTDVLLCTEHQEIPCHRNVLVSSSPYFRAMFCSNFLESSQARVNLKGISSDILSGIVDYVYTGCITITMEIVLPLMQAASMLHYGGLFEACSMFLQEQLSPENCLSMIRLSEILHCESLRDRAREMAVRCFSDVAATEDFCELSLPELMCYLEDDRLCAEEEQVFETLLAWIHHDPFSRQGAIHDLFKKVRLRYIHPTYLFQFIANDPLVQSSSLCTEIIESVRRLMLSVSAKCSRELKPLWTTPRRYTCRETLVVVGGRKNNEQTSREALLYDERTQRWQWLAKLPLRLYKAAYVCIHSILYVLGGLSLCMASGDSSVSATVYTLSLKTNQWRTAEPMLEPRYAHQSVSFLHFIFVLGGIGVDKKISRSVERYNSMFNQWEAMAPMPTAALHPAVAASDQRIYVFGGEDAMQNPVRLIQVYHISRNLWSRLETRTVKNVCAPAAVIEDKIYIIGGYTRRMIAYDTKANKFVKCENLKERRMHHSATVINNKLYVTGGRILNGHDIIEDSDCFECYDPKTDVWTSKGSLPYKLFDHGSLPLVCVSNRPNPP from the exons ATGGCCCGTAGACCACGAGAAGCTTCCTCTTTCAAAGACTCTGACCTCCCCTCAAACCTACTTGCCCAGCTCAACATCCTCCGGCAGGAGCGGATCCTGACAGATGTCCTGCTCTGCACTGAGCACCAGGAGATCCCCTGCCACAGGAACGTCCTGGTGTCCAGCAGCCCGTACTTCCGCGCCATGTTCTGCAGCAACTTCCTTGAGAGCAGCCAGGCAAGAGTGAATCTGAAGGGAATTTCTTCAGACATCCTCAGTGGCATTGTGGACTATGTTTACACGGGTTGCATCACAATCACCATGGAGATTGTGCTCCCTCTCATGCAGGCAGCGTCAATGCTCCACTATGGAGGTCTGTTTGAGGCCTGCTCGATGTTCCTCCAGGAGCAGCTTAGTCCAGAAAACTGTCTGAGCATGATACGACTGTCTGAGATCCTTCACTGTGAGAGTTTAAGAGACAGGGCAAGAGAGATGGCTGTGAGGTGTTTCTCTGATGTAGCTGCTACCGAGGACTTCTGTGAGTTATCTCTTCCTGAGCTCATGTGTTACTTAGAGGATGATCGACTTTGTGCTGAGGAAGAGCAAGTGTTTGAGACCCTCCTGGCATGGATCCACCACGACCCGTTCTCACGACAAGGTGCCATCCATGATCTCTTCAAGAAAGTCCGTCTGCGCTACATCCATCCAACTTACCTTTTCCAGTTTATCGCCAATGACCCATTGGTGCAGTCTTCCAGCCTCTGTACTGAGATAATTGAGTCAGTGCGGCGCCTCATGCTCTCTGTCAGCGCCAAGTGTAGCCGTGAACTCAAGCCGCTCTGGACCACACCAAGACGTTACACCTGCCGGGAGACTCTGGTGGTGGTTGGAGGACGCAAAAACAATGAGCAGACTTCCCGAGAGGCCTTGCTTTATGACGAAAGGACCCAGCGTTGGCAGTGGTTGGCCAAGCTCCCTCTGCGGCTCTACAAAGCTGCGTACGTGTGTATTCATAGCATCCTGTATGTGCTCGGAGGGCTCAGCCTCTGCATGGCATCAGGCGACAGCTCAGTCAGTGCCACAGTTTATACACTCTCACTTAAGACCAACCAGTGGAGGACTGCTGAGCCCATGTTGGAGCCACGATATGCCCACCAAAGTGTGTCCtttctgcatttcatttttgtgttaGGAGGCATTGGTGTAGACAAGAAAATCTCTCGGTCAGTGGAGAGGTATAACAGTATGTTTAATCAGTGGGAGGCCATGGCACCAATGCCCACAGCGGCGCTGCATCCAGCAGTAGCAGCCAGTGACCAGAGGATCTATGTTTTCGGAGGAGAGGACGCCATGCAGAACCCAGTCAGGCTGATTCAG GTGTATCACATCTCTCGCAATTTGTGGTCCAGACTAGAAACGAggacagtgaaaaatgtttgtgcTCCTGCTGCCGTCATAGAGGATAAGATCTACATCATAGGAG GGTATACCAGGCGGATGATCGCCTACGACACCAAGGCCAACAAATTTGTCAAGTGTGAGAATCTGAAGGAGCGAAGAATGCACCACAGCGCTACGGTGATCAACAACAAGCTCTACGTCACTGGTGGACGAATCCTCAATGGCCATGATATCATCGAGGACTCAGACTGCTTCGAGTGTTATGACCCAAAGACAGATGTGTGGACCTCCAAAGGTTCTTTGCCGTACAAGTTATTTGACCATGGTTCTCTGCCGTTAGTCTGTGTTTCCAACAGACCCAACCCACCGTGA
- the klhl38a gene encoding kelch-like protein 38 isoform X2, with amino-acid sequence MARRPREASSFKDSDLPSNLLAQLNILRQERILTDVLLCTEHQEIPCHRNVLVSSSPYFRAMFCSNFLESSQARVNLKGISSDILSGIVDYVYTGCITITMEIVLPLMQAASMLHYGGLFEACSMFLQEQLSPENCLSMIRLSEILHCESLRDRAREMAVRCFSDVAATEDFCELSLPELMCYLEDDRLCAEEEQVFETLLAWIHHDPFSRQGAIHDLFKKVRLRYIHPTYLFQFIANDPLVQSSSLCTEIIESVRRLMLSVSAKCSRELKPLWTTPRRYTCRETLVVVGGRKNNEQTSREALLYDERTQRWQWLAKLPLRLYKAAYVCIHSILYVLGGLSLCMASGDSSVSATVYTLSLKTNQWRTAEPMLEPRYAHQSVSFLHFIFVLGGIGVDKKISRSVERYNSMFNQWEAMAPMPTAALHPAVAASDQRIYVFGGEDAMQNPVRLIQTRNEDSEKCLCSCCRHRG; translated from the exons ATGGCCCGTAGACCACGAGAAGCTTCCTCTTTCAAAGACTCTGACCTCCCCTCAAACCTACTTGCCCAGCTCAACATCCTCCGGCAGGAGCGGATCCTGACAGATGTCCTGCTCTGCACTGAGCACCAGGAGATCCCCTGCCACAGGAACGTCCTGGTGTCCAGCAGCCCGTACTTCCGCGCCATGTTCTGCAGCAACTTCCTTGAGAGCAGCCAGGCAAGAGTGAATCTGAAGGGAATTTCTTCAGACATCCTCAGTGGCATTGTGGACTATGTTTACACGGGTTGCATCACAATCACCATGGAGATTGTGCTCCCTCTCATGCAGGCAGCGTCAATGCTCCACTATGGAGGTCTGTTTGAGGCCTGCTCGATGTTCCTCCAGGAGCAGCTTAGTCCAGAAAACTGTCTGAGCATGATACGACTGTCTGAGATCCTTCACTGTGAGAGTTTAAGAGACAGGGCAAGAGAGATGGCTGTGAGGTGTTTCTCTGATGTAGCTGCTACCGAGGACTTCTGTGAGTTATCTCTTCCTGAGCTCATGTGTTACTTAGAGGATGATCGACTTTGTGCTGAGGAAGAGCAAGTGTTTGAGACCCTCCTGGCATGGATCCACCACGACCCGTTCTCACGACAAGGTGCCATCCATGATCTCTTCAAGAAAGTCCGTCTGCGCTACATCCATCCAACTTACCTTTTCCAGTTTATCGCCAATGACCCATTGGTGCAGTCTTCCAGCCTCTGTACTGAGATAATTGAGTCAGTGCGGCGCCTCATGCTCTCTGTCAGCGCCAAGTGTAGCCGTGAACTCAAGCCGCTCTGGACCACACCAAGACGTTACACCTGCCGGGAGACTCTGGTGGTGGTTGGAGGACGCAAAAACAATGAGCAGACTTCCCGAGAGGCCTTGCTTTATGACGAAAGGACCCAGCGTTGGCAGTGGTTGGCCAAGCTCCCTCTGCGGCTCTACAAAGCTGCGTACGTGTGTATTCATAGCATCCTGTATGTGCTCGGAGGGCTCAGCCTCTGCATGGCATCAGGCGACAGCTCAGTCAGTGCCACAGTTTATACACTCTCACTTAAGACCAACCAGTGGAGGACTGCTGAGCCCATGTTGGAGCCACGATATGCCCACCAAAGTGTGTCCtttctgcatttcatttttgtgttaGGAGGCATTGGTGTAGACAAGAAAATCTCTCGGTCAGTGGAGAGGTATAACAGTATGTTTAATCAGTGGGAGGCCATGGCACCAATGCCCACAGCGGCGCTGCATCCAGCAGTAGCAGCCAGTGACCAGAGGATCTATGTTTTCGGAGGAGAGGACGCCATGCAGAACCCAGTCAGGCTGATTCAG ACTAGAAACGAggacagtgaaaaatgtttgtgcTCCTGCTGCCGTCATAGAGGATAA